The following proteins are encoded in a genomic region of Alphaproteobacteria bacterium:
- a CDS encoding endonuclease domain-containing protein — protein sequence MINRSNTIEKRRDLRQKLTPAEALFWNQVKNSQLDGRKFRRQQSVGPYIVDFYRPGESLAVELDGGVHNQLIALIHDGKRDQYIESCGIKVLRFNNKIIFSNIDGVLDEIRQSFGWK from the coding sequence ATTATTAATCGTTCGAATACAATCGAGAAACGGAGAGACCTAAGGCAGAAGCTTACTCCTGCAGAAGCGCTCTTTTGGAATCAGGTTAAAAACTCACAACTTGATGGCAGAAAATTTCGTCGTCAGCAAAGTGTTGGGCCGTATATCGTAGATTTTTATCGTCCTGGTGAAAGCCTTGCGGTTGAACTTGATGGAGGTGTTCATAATCAACTTATTGCATTGATACATGATGGTAAACGTGATCAATACATCGAATCATGTGGCATTAAGGTGTTGCGATTTAACAATAAAATTATATTTAGCAATATAGATGGGGTATTAGATGAAATTAGACAATCATTCGGTTGGAAGTGA
- a CDS encoding DUF2282 domain-containing protein produces the protein MSSLKFTSLVAAGLFAASMGTQATAAENNAKADNAGKEKCYGIAKAGKNDCGVQGKHSCAGQGTENGSGADWLFVPKGLCEKIANGSLTPVAAKAEEKKAVEEKKVEEKKASSDKKAEEKKVAEEKKAEEKKAAEEKKAAEEKKAEEKKAEEKKVEEKKAEEKK, from the coding sequence ATGAGCTCACTTAAATTTACATCACTCGTTGCAGCTGGTTTATTTGCTGCTTCTATGGGAACACAGGCTACTGCAGCTGAGAATAATGCTAAAGCAGATAACGCAGGCAAAGAAAAATGCTATGGTATTGCTAAAGCAGGCAAAAATGATTGCGGCGTTCAAGGTAAACATTCTTGCGCTGGTCAAGGTACTGAAAATGGTAGTGGAGCTGATTGGTTGTTTGTTCCAAAAGGCTTGTGCGAAAAAATCGCTAATGGTTCTTTGACTCCTGTTGCTGCAAAAGCAGAAGAGAAAAAAGCTGTTGAAGAGAAAAAAGTAGAAGAGAAAAAAGCTTCTAGCGATAAAAAAGCTGAAGAGAAAAAAGTAGCAGAAGAAAAGAAAGCAGAAGAGAAAAAAGCTGCTGAAGAGAAAAAAGCTGCTGAAGAGAAAAAAGCTGAAGAGAAGAAAGCTGAAGAAAAGAAAGTTGAAGAGAAAAAAGCTGAAGAGAAAAAGTAA
- a CDS encoding demethoxyubiquinone hydroxylase family protein — MTSHQFNPLLPGNRSHEEDIKRMIRVNHAGEYGAKRIYAGQISVLGKSHLGPTLKHMAEQEEVHLDYFEKEMVKRQVRPTVLQPLWHMAGYALGAATALLGEKAAMACTVAVEEVIDAHYQEQLNKLNHTGEETELSHSIRQFQAEELEHRNIGIAHHAEQAPGYALLSHAIKTGSKLAIWLSTRF, encoded by the coding sequence ATGACTAGCCACCAGTTTAATCCCCTCCTTCCTGGAAATAGAAGCCATGAGGAAGACATCAAACGGATGATCCGTGTTAATCATGCTGGTGAATATGGGGCTAAACGTATTTATGCTGGACAAATTTCTGTCCTCGGAAAAAGCCACCTTGGTCCAACCCTTAAACATATGGCCGAACAAGAAGAAGTCCATCTGGATTATTTTGAAAAAGAAATGGTCAAACGTCAGGTTCGCCCCACCGTTCTCCAACCACTCTGGCATATGGCAGGTTATGCACTCGGTGCTGCCACAGCGCTACTGGGTGAAAAAGCAGCAATGGCATGTACAGTGGCCGTTGAAGAAGTCATTGATGCCCATTATCAGGAACAATTAAATAAACTCAACCACACCGGCGAAGAAACCGAACTTTCACACTCTATTCGTCAGTTTCAAGCCGAAGAACTTGAACATCGCAATATCGGCATAGCCCATCACGCTGAACAAGCTCCTGGTTATGCCTTATTAAGCCACGCCATTAAAACTGGTAGCAAACTTGCTATCTGGTTATCAACCCGATTTTAA
- a CDS encoding DUF692 domain-containing protein, whose translation MQSPVKPLPVSSGIGLRGIHVSEVLQSRPNIPWLEVHSENFFIEGGPLLANLEAIAQHYPLSFHGVGLSLGSASGLDLNHLATLKKLVCHFSPALVSEHISWSRVGETVMNDLLPIPYTEESLAIVCDHVNQVQDCLRRTLLVENPSSYIAYNHSTLLEWEFMAEVSQKTGCGILLDVNNIYVSSQNHGFDALTYIHYLNPAMIHEIHLAGHHVELVEGYPLHIDTHSTHVCNDVWELYAQTLKHTGPKPTLIEWDSEIPSLSVLMDEAAKAQMILENL comes from the coding sequence ATGCAATCCCCTGTTAAGCCTTTACCTGTTTCATCAGGTATTGGTTTACGGGGGATTCATGTATCTGAAGTGCTGCAATCAAGGCCCAACATACCTTGGCTTGAAGTCCACAGCGAGAATTTTTTTATAGAGGGAGGGCCGCTACTTGCCAATCTGGAGGCTATAGCGCAGCATTATCCGTTGAGCTTTCACGGGGTAGGATTATCACTGGGAAGTGCGTCTGGTCTTGATCTCAATCATTTAGCAACATTAAAAAAATTGGTATGCCATTTTTCTCCAGCGCTTGTTTCTGAACATATTTCATGGAGCCGCGTGGGTGAGACAGTCATGAATGATTTGCTGCCTATTCCCTATACGGAGGAGTCGCTCGCTATTGTTTGTGATCATGTTAACCAGGTTCAGGATTGTTTACGACGCACTCTATTAGTTGAAAACCCTTCCAGCTATATTGCCTATAACCATTCTACTCTTTTAGAGTGGGAATTTATGGCCGAGGTTTCACAAAAAACAGGTTGCGGCATTTTGCTTGATGTCAATAATATCTATGTTAGCAGTCAAAATCATGGGTTTGACGCTTTGACTTATATCCACTATTTAAATCCGGCTATGATTCATGAAATTCATTTGGCAGGCCATCATGTGGAGTTAGTAGAGGGCTATCCGTTACATATTGATACGCATAGCACGCATGTATGCAATGATGTTTGGGAACTTTATGCGCAAACGCTTAAACATACTGGGCCTAAGCCAACGTTAATAGAGTGGGATAGCGAGATTCCATCGCTAAGTGTGTTGATGGACGAGGCAGCAAAGGCGCAGATGATTTTGGAAAATCTCTAA
- a CDS encoding lysine--tRNA ligase, with the protein MHDIKSLASNSRAWPFVEAFKILERINHQVPAKGYVLFETGYGPSGLPHLGTFGEVARTTMVRRALNAIAPEIPTKLFAISDDMDGLRKVPENIPNKEMVIQHVGKPLTSIPDPYGTHPSYGEHMNARLCAFLDQFGFDYDFKSATQCYKSGLYNNALLDILKQYDKVINVVLPTLGDERQATYSPFLPVCKKTGVVLQVPVIARDVAAGTITYKDNDGEEVTVPVTDGHCKLQWKADFGMRWAALGVDYEMYGKDILPSAQLASQICKIIGYQAPIQLMYELFLDEQGQKISKSKGNGLSMEEWLRYAPPESLELYLYQSPQKAKRLFFDIIPKQMDEYLQHQKGFFEQDPQAQLENPLWHVHGGKVPHTEVSSLNFSLLLNLAAASNSADAGVLWGFITRYAPDAHPSTCPLLNKMVSYAVVYYHDFVKPHKQFRAPSEQERTALEDLTRALAVLPQETSSEDIQNEVFRIGREHGFENMRDWFKAMYEVLLGQSQGPRMGSFIALYGVAETKALIERALAGELIG; encoded by the coding sequence ATGCACGATATAAAATCCCTGGCATCTAACAGCAGAGCATGGCCCTTTGTCGAGGCGTTTAAAATTTTAGAACGCATTAACCATCAGGTTCCTGCTAAGGGATATGTGTTATTTGAAACGGGCTATGGTCCTTCTGGTCTGCCGCATTTAGGAACTTTTGGTGAAGTGGCGCGAACGACGATGGTGCGCCGAGCGCTCAATGCGATTGCGCCGGAAATTCCAACCAAACTATTTGCTATTTCGGATGATATGGATGGTTTACGCAAAGTGCCGGAAAATATTCCCAATAAGGAAATGGTGATCCAGCATGTGGGAAAACCACTTACGTCGATTCCTGATCCGTATGGAACGCACCCAAGCTATGGTGAGCATATGAATGCCAGGTTGTGCGCCTTTTTGGATCAATTTGGTTTTGACTATGATTTTAAAAGCGCTACGCAATGTTATAAATCTGGATTATATAACAATGCATTATTGGATATACTTAAACAGTATGATAAGGTGATTAATGTGGTATTGCCAACACTGGGCGATGAGCGTCAGGCGACGTATAGTCCGTTCTTACCAGTATGCAAAAAAACCGGTGTAGTGTTACAGGTTCCAGTGATTGCCCGCGATGTGGCTGCAGGTACAATCACTTATAAAGATAATGACGGCGAAGAAGTAACCGTGCCGGTAACCGATGGGCACTGCAAGCTGCAATGGAAAGCTGATTTTGGTATGCGCTGGGCAGCCCTGGGTGTTGACTACGAAATGTATGGAAAGGATATTTTACCGTCAGCGCAATTGGCCAGCCAGATCTGTAAAATCATTGGTTATCAGGCGCCAATCCAATTGATGTATGAATTATTTTTGGATGAACAGGGACAGAAAATTTCTAAATCCAAAGGCAATGGTTTAAGCATGGAAGAATGGCTGCGTTATGCACCGCCTGAAAGCTTGGAGCTGTATCTTTATCAATCACCACAAAAAGCCAAACGGTTGTTTTTTGATATCATTCCTAAACAAATGGATGAATATCTGCAACATCAAAAAGGTTTTTTTGAGCAAGATCCTCAGGCACAATTAGAAAACCCGCTGTGGCATGTACATGGTGGCAAGGTTCCCCACACAGAAGTATCATCACTTAATTTCAGTCTGTTGCTCAATTTGGCGGCCGCTTCTAATTCGGCTGATGCTGGCGTGTTATGGGGATTTATTACCCGTTATGCACCCGATGCGCACCCGAGCACCTGCCCATTGCTCAATAAAATGGTGAGCTATGCGGTGGTGTATTACCATGATTTTGTTAAACCACATAAACAGTTCAGAGCGCCAAGCGAACAAGAGCGTACGGCTCTGGAAGACCTTACCAGGGCGTTAGCAGTTTTACCTCAGGAAACCTCTTCGGAAGATATTCAGAATGAAGTCTTCCGTATTGGTCGTGAGCATGGGTTTGAGAATATGCGTGACTGGTTTAAGGCAATGTACGAAGTGCTGCTTGGCCAGAGTCAGGGACCACGCATGGGGTCGTTTATTGCATTATATGGTGTAGCAGAAACAAAGGCACTGATTGAACGTGCCTTGGCGGGGGAGTTGATAGGCTAG
- a CDS encoding fimbria/pilus periplasmic chaperone, whose protein sequence is MRHHLNNAVKLLLLACVALFALPTPVRAEFALSNMILDFPAKGPRQQDVQVISKDEETQYLQMSISEIENPGTPQEQRIPVTTPENAGIIVSPMMMVLPAGVTKTLRFILMNEASDKEKIYRVSVKPVVNGVEPPKDKQIGVKILVGYEVLVLVRPLNAKADIVGHRNGSQLTLTNHGNTNVIFQSGKQCQASGDCKEVKVRRIYPTGSQVVDLPFADQPVTLQVFDGVTPQKLTF, encoded by the coding sequence ATGAGACATCATTTAAATAATGCTGTTAAACTGCTATTACTGGCTTGTGTAGCGTTGTTTGCCCTACCCACACCTGTACGTGCTGAATTTGCTTTAAGCAACATGATTCTGGATTTTCCTGCCAAGGGCCCAAGGCAGCAAGATGTTCAGGTTATCAGCAAGGATGAAGAAACACAGTATCTGCAAATGAGCATCAGCGAAATCGAAAATCCAGGCACCCCCCAAGAACAGAGAATTCCGGTAACCACCCCTGAAAATGCCGGCATTATTGTGTCACCCATGATGATGGTTCTTCCCGCAGGCGTCACCAAAACATTGCGTTTTATTCTGATGAATGAAGCCAGTGATAAAGAAAAAATCTACCGTGTATCCGTCAAACCAGTCGTCAATGGTGTAGAACCGCCTAAGGACAAACAAATCGGCGTTAAAATTCTTGTTGGATATGAGGTCCTGGTCCTGGTTCGCCCACTTAACGCCAAAGCAGATATTGTTGGGCACAGGAATGGATCCCAATTAACCTTGACCAACCATGGGAATACGAATGTTATTTTCCAAAGTGGCAAGCAATGCCAGGCATCGGGCGACTGCAAAGAAGTCAAAGTACGACGTATTTATCCCACAGGCTCACAAGTGGTTGACTTGCCATTTGCCGACCAACCCGTGACCTTGCAGGTGTTTGATGGCGTCACACCGCAGAAGCTAACTTTCTAG
- a CDS encoding hemagglutinin repeat-containing protein codes for MGNSHSLAFGVYEKIGSRIAISNVVNNPSSLLPSLSISLGISSSSSKYDQTGTNHMPSTIQAGHDFISSSGNDTTIKGATILAQNVNMDVGGDLLVSSVQNTSETSKSEHSGGMSIGASINIMGEVTPTFGANVYSGSGKGHRNWTDDVTSIIGTNSVAIDVGGKTTINGAMIAQATPQEDGSYKDGGNLTLNTGSLEVAHLVDEDVWHYSGAGLAAGWSFGGKTGSGHQHVPTFVINPFYTY; via the coding sequence GTGGGAAATAGCCATTCACTTGCATTCGGTGTTTATGAAAAAATTGGTTCAAGAATTGCCATAAGCAACGTTGTCAATAATCCTTCCAGCTTATTGCCAAGCTTGTCCATCAGCCTTGGAATATCAAGCAGTTCTTCCAAATATGATCAGACTGGCACCAATCATATGCCGTCAACCATTCAGGCTGGGCATGATTTTATCAGCAGCAGTGGTAATGATACCACTATTAAGGGTGCTACTATTTTGGCACAGAATGTGAATATGGATGTTGGTGGTGATTTACTTGTTTCGTCTGTGCAGAACACGTCAGAAACATCTAAAAGTGAACATAGCGGCGGAATGAGCATTGGTGCCAGCATTAATATTATGGGAGAAGTAACACCAACATTTGGTGCCAACGTCTATAGTGGCAGTGGCAAAGGCCATCGGAACTGGACCGATGATGTCACATCCATCATTGGAACCAACTCCGTTGCGATTGATGTAGGAGGCAAAACCACGATCAATGGTGCCATGATAGCCCAGGCAACACCCCAGGAAGATGGGAGTTATAAGGATGGCGGCAACCTAACCTTAAACACCGGCTCACTTGAAGTAGCCCATTTGGTTGATGAGGATGTATGGCATTATAGTGGTGCTGGCCTTGCTGCAGGTTGGAGCTTTGGCGGCAAAACCGGTAGCGGGCACCAACACGTCCCTACCTTCGTCATTAACCCCTTCTATACGTATTGA
- a CDS encoding deoxyguanosinetriphosphate triphosphohydrolase, giving the protein MIHNTQYTLAPYATQPHLSNGRLFASTSCSVRDPFQRDRDRIIHTTAFRRLEYKTQVFVNHEGDHYRTRLTHSIEVAQISRTLAKALHLHEDLTEVCALAHDIGHPPFGHAGEDALNDAAKQYGGFDHNAQALRLLTELEQRFIEFDGLNLTWESLEGIIKHNGPLIGPYADLKRYANGPHHAINRYNALHDLWLQSFPSLEAQVAGVCDDIAYNNHDMEDGIRAGFFTLEELCSIPLVYDSFSELKLRYPKADGRRLVYQTIGSLIGKMVEDVIRTTQHALHAQSIQTVGDVRQSPNFIVSFSDEMELHNKQLKYFLKDRMYSHPEVTATRDVAKTILGTLYHYYFDNPNKLTPKWQAYMVDKNDLQRRSDTVVNYIAGMTDRYASQRYTEITGNKPKWREHE; this is encoded by the coding sequence ATGATTCACAACACCCAGTACACGCTTGCGCCTTATGCCACGCAACCACACTTAAGCAATGGACGGCTCTTTGCCTCCACAAGCTGTTCGGTGCGTGACCCGTTTCAGCGCGACCGCGACCGGATTATTCACACCACGGCTTTCCGCCGCCTTGAATATAAAACACAAGTGTTTGTCAATCACGAAGGCGATCATTACCGTACCCGCTTAACCCATTCCATCGAAGTTGCACAAATTTCAAGGACTCTGGCCAAAGCCCTTCATTTGCATGAAGATTTAACCGAGGTCTGCGCCTTAGCCCATGATATAGGCCATCCTCCTTTTGGCCATGCTGGTGAAGATGCCCTCAATGATGCCGCAAAACAATATGGTGGTTTTGATCATAATGCCCAGGCCTTGAGATTACTTACCGAATTGGAACAACGTTTTATCGAATTTGATGGCCTTAACCTAACCTGGGAATCGCTGGAAGGCATCATCAAACATAATGGCCCACTCATCGGCCCCTATGCCGATCTCAAACGTTACGCCAATGGCCCACACCATGCTATCAACCGCTATAACGCCCTCCATGATTTATGGTTGCAGAGTTTTCCTTCGCTAGAAGCCCAGGTAGCGGGTGTATGCGATGATATCGCTTATAATAATCACGATATGGAAGATGGTATCCGCGCCGGATTTTTTACCCTGGAAGAATTATGTTCTATTCCGCTTGTTTATGATAGTTTCAGTGAATTAAAATTGCGCTATCCTAAAGCCGATGGAAGAAGGCTGGTCTATCAAACCATTGGCAGCTTGATTGGTAAAATGGTTGAAGATGTTATCCGCACCACGCAACATGCGTTACATGCACAATCCATTCAAACGGTTGGTGATGTACGTCAATCTCCCAACTTCATTGTTTCCTTCAGCGACGAAATGGAACTTCACAACAAGCAACTTAAATATTTCCTCAAAGACCGCATGTACTCGCATCCCGAGGTTACGGCTACGCGTGATGTAGCCAAAACCATCCTTGGAACCCTGTATCATTATTACTTCGATAATCCCAATAAACTCACTCCCAAATGGCAAGCCTACATGGTTGATAAAAACGACCTGCAACGCCGATCCGATACGGTCGTCAACTACATCGCCGGCATGACCGACCGCTACGCCAGCCAGCGTTATACAGAGATTACAGGAAACAAGCCTAAATGGCGTGAGCACGAATAA
- a CDS encoding CS1-pili formation C-terminal domain-containing protein: MKRKESWSLLIASLALVGFPADICASTFHENMKVKEGVPEGFAYLTLAQKGTADVFYNGVLVGRFPIEFTPSTIQFKDLDHLIPKLTMVKPQDAELVKQALTGEIPTNANLLCPKLAYGMVSYCGKLDPEVASVIFDESVFRADLFINAQLLDSQLHKGLLPPPTQTVFSGIHHLNGTITQATGEGDNQSLIQDSVLSYGAGRLSLVQMVSQEQTRLDSLRVGYDKDGLLYQGGLFDSHAESIVPTVKMVGVSVGTSLDTNLDLKQSSGNQLWLFLPNRSWVSLVYNNIVYSSNFYEAGNQLLDTANLPDGAYEVRLRIRDSSGDVHEEKRFFARNIQIPPPGRSIYYGSAGFLRDQQATGYLPDTKSIGVGQAGMIRRLSESVGWHGSLTMVDDRLYGESGLFWLFPPSQQLKFSALLSSVGDVGIAANYYVPSLYQKLTMSVDARRVWANRTIVNPRPEELIHHDYTQGSVLISYLLRSDLWLNLQGNLSDQSDSALRYAYGPSLRWDIWRHSGNSLTFFADTNETQDGLAANGYLQFAMQLGHWGASGGTGVHYQNQSTRSSSDNGVHPKADMRVYWSDVSRPGKYTEVGAETHVENGDVHHQIDGEYKGDLGRMRLLAEQTNVNGETRNLFNGSLGFSIAHSGTTIGWGGGQQQTSGIMLSSAGNTKDEKFNVLVNGSPRTELDSDHHGLLLLSPYETYKIAIVPQQKKLLDYTATRQEVTLYPGNVIPLSWDINHIQIVIGKLADETGQPIVGARLTDGNNLTITDQDGRFQAEVRELSMLHFELSQPAGQTCAIDVSQIKSQKQVVVIDEPVVCIQQ, from the coding sequence ATGAAGCGAAAGGAATCATGGTCACTTTTGATAGCCTCACTGGCGTTGGTAGGATTTCCTGCTGATATATGCGCCTCGACGTTCCATGAGAATATGAAAGTTAAAGAAGGAGTTCCAGAGGGGTTTGCTTATTTAACTCTGGCGCAAAAAGGAACTGCGGATGTTTTTTATAATGGCGTGCTTGTTGGACGGTTCCCTATTGAATTTACGCCCAGCACCATCCAATTTAAAGATCTAGATCATTTGATACCTAAATTAACGATGGTTAAGCCACAAGATGCTGAGCTTGTAAAGCAGGCTTTAACGGGAGAGATTCCTACGAATGCCAATTTATTATGTCCCAAACTTGCCTATGGAATGGTTTCTTATTGTGGAAAACTAGATCCAGAAGTAGCCAGTGTTATATTTGACGAAAGCGTGTTCAGGGCAGATTTATTTATCAATGCGCAATTGCTTGATTCACAACTCCATAAAGGGCTACTTCCGCCACCGACACAAACCGTGTTTTCAGGAATACATCATTTAAATGGTACGATAACCCAGGCGACGGGTGAAGGGGATAACCAATCCTTGATTCAGGATTCTGTTTTATCGTATGGAGCGGGCCGGTTATCGCTGGTGCAGATGGTGTCGCAGGAACAAACACGACTAGATTCACTGCGTGTCGGATATGATAAGGATGGGTTGCTCTATCAGGGCGGGTTGTTTGACAGCCATGCCGAATCGATTGTGCCGACTGTAAAAATGGTGGGTGTATCGGTAGGCACATCGCTTGATACTAATTTAGATTTAAAGCAAAGTTCGGGCAACCAACTATGGTTATTTCTGCCTAACCGAAGCTGGGTATCACTGGTGTATAATAATATTGTTTATTCTTCTAATTTTTATGAGGCAGGAAATCAATTGTTGGATACAGCGAATTTACCCGATGGGGCTTATGAAGTCAGACTTCGTATCCGGGATTCGTCAGGGGATGTCCATGAAGAAAAACGCTTCTTTGCACGTAATATTCAAATTCCTCCACCTGGGCGTTCTATTTATTATGGATCGGCAGGATTTTTAAGGGATCAACAGGCAACTGGTTATTTGCCTGATACTAAATCTATCGGGGTAGGGCAGGCGGGGATGATTCGACGCTTGTCAGAATCGGTGGGGTGGCATGGTTCGTTAACCATGGTTGATGATAGGCTTTATGGAGAATCTGGGTTATTCTGGTTGTTTCCTCCTAGCCAGCAATTAAAATTCAGCGCATTACTTAGTTCGGTAGGTGATGTTGGAATTGCAGCTAATTATTATGTACCGTCACTTTATCAAAAACTAACGATGTCTGTCGATGCACGCAGGGTTTGGGCAAACCGAACCATTGTTAACCCACGGCCTGAAGAGCTTATCCATCATGATTATACACAAGGTTCGGTTTTGATTTCATATCTGCTTCGCAGTGATTTGTGGCTGAATCTGCAGGGTAATTTGTCGGATCAATCAGACAGTGCGCTGCGTTATGCGTACGGGCCATCGCTGAGGTGGGATATCTGGCGGCATTCGGGTAATAGCTTAACATTTTTTGCGGATACTAATGAAACCCAGGATGGTTTGGCGGCTAATGGTTATCTCCAGTTTGCAATGCAATTAGGTCATTGGGGAGCCAGTGGTGGCACAGGTGTGCATTATCAGAATCAATCGACTCGTTCTTCCAGCGATAATGGCGTTCACCCCAAAGCAGATATGCGCGTCTATTGGAGTGATGTATCGCGTCCTGGGAAATACACAGAAGTTGGTGCAGAAACACATGTCGAAAATGGCGATGTGCATCATCAAATTGATGGCGAATATAAAGGTGATTTGGGACGAATGAGGCTGCTTGCCGAGCAAACCAATGTGAATGGTGAAACCAGGAATCTCTTTAATGGCAGTTTAGGTTTCAGCATCGCCCATTCTGGAACAACTATTGGCTGGGGCGGCGGGCAACAACAAACCAGTGGTATCATGTTATCTTCGGCTGGCAATACTAAGGATGAAAAATTTAATGTATTGGTTAATGGTTCACCACGAACCGAACTGGATTCTGACCATCACGGATTATTGTTATTATCGCCTTACGAAACCTATAAAATTGCTATTGTGCCGCAGCAAAAGAAACTGTTGGATTATACTGCCACACGTCAGGAAGTAACACTCTATCCAGGAAATGTGATTCCCTTATCCTGGGACATTAATCACATCCAGATTGTGATTGGGAAACTAGCTGATGAAACCGGACAGCCTATTGTTGGCGCACGGCTTACGGATGGTAATAATTTAACCATCACTGATCAGGATGGACGCTTCCAGGCGGAAGTACGTGAATTATCGATGCTCCATTTTGAATTGTCCCAGCCCGCTGGACAAACATGTGCGATTGATGTATCGCAGATAAAGTCTCAGAAGCAGGTGGTGGTTATTGATGAGCCAGTTGTTTGTATCCAGCAATGA
- a CDS encoding disulfide bond formation protein B — protein sequence MKYPHQPFLNPSYLCLLALVFGPLAMAISSESLWGFKPCHLCMIQRIPYAVMTMLVIFQGLIRSKTWMWLLLMVGFIASTIAASYHVGVEKGLIALSEGCLGAPSTAKTSQQLLQELLSETKPRCDKPTMILGFSMATWNLAYSAAMVFYFGFLTSISFKSAKRIQHD from the coding sequence ATGAAATACCCACACCAACCATTCTTAAATCCATCCTATCTGTGCCTTTTGGCACTCGTCTTTGGCCCATTAGCTATGGCTATTAGTTCGGAGTCGTTATGGGGTTTCAAACCCTGTCATCTATGCATGATTCAGCGTATCCCCTATGCAGTAATGACAATGCTGGTTATTTTCCAAGGGTTAATTCGCTCTAAAACGTGGATGTGGTTATTATTAATGGTCGGATTTATAGCTTCAACCATCGCCGCATCCTATCATGTTGGTGTAGAAAAAGGCTTGATTGCCCTATCAGAAGGCTGCCTTGGAGCCCCCAGTACCGCTAAAACATCGCAACAACTTTTGCAGGAACTCTTATCCGAAACCAAACCCCGTTGTGACAAACCCACGATGATCTTAGGATTTTCAATGGCTACCTGGAATCTAGCTTACTCGGCCGCGATGGTTTTCTATTTTGGTTTTCTAACTTCTATTTCCTTTAAATCCGCAAAAAGGATACAGCATGACTAG
- the ubiA gene encoding 4-hydroxybenzoate octaprenyltransferase, which produces MPLTLMSLRQSFSAYIRLMRLDKPTGILLVLFPCWWGLLIAQKHGIHWKLMLVFAVGTLLTRTAGCIINDLFDQEFDKQVARTKNRPLASGELSNKQAIIVLGIVFALAAPLLFFLPVGAIYIALASLVLMIIYPNMKRITFLPQVFLAFTINWGALVAWAAVGRGIGFPHVLSLGILYFGLIFWTLAYDTVYAHQDREDDEDAGVKSTALLLGDATKEYVQWFYKGAFTSIAIAGLGSSIHILFFFFLGIAAFMVFRNVEDLDFDNSESCAKHFKMQMTIGALITAGFIVGRLLY; this is translated from the coding sequence ATGCCCCTCACCTTGATGTCTTTACGCCAGTCATTTTCTGCGTATATACGCCTGATGCGCCTTGATAAACCTACCGGCATACTGCTCGTTTTATTTCCCTGCTGGTGGGGATTATTGATTGCACAGAAACATGGCATTCATTGGAAATTGATGCTGGTGTTTGCAGTGGGTACTTTACTAACGAGAACGGCTGGCTGCATCATCAATGATTTGTTTGACCAGGAATTTGATAAACAAGTTGCCCGCACAAAAAATCGTCCATTGGCAAGTGGTGAATTATCAAATAAGCAAGCGATCATTGTATTGGGTATTGTCTTTGCGCTGGCAGCGCCGCTACTTTTTTTTCTGCCTGTTGGTGCCATTTATATAGCGCTGGCAAGCCTTGTTCTAATGATCATCTACCCCAATATGAAACGTATTACGTTTTTACCTCAAGTCTTTTTGGCCTTCACCATTAACTGGGGTGCCCTCGTTGCATGGGCTGCCGTAGGACGGGGAATTGGTTTCCCACATGTACTCAGCCTCGGTATCCTTTATTTCGGCCTTATTTTCTGGACACTGGCTTATGATACCGTCTATGCCCATCAAGACCGTGAAGACGATGAAGACGCCGGTGTTAAATCAACAGCCCTTTTGCTGGGAGATGCCACCAAAGAGTATGTCCAATGGTTTTATAAAGGAGCGTTTACATCGATTGCGATTGCCGGGCTTGGTTCTTCCATTCATATTCTCTTTTTCTTTTTCTTAGGCATCGCCGCCTTCATGGTATTTAGAAATGTTGAAGACCTGGATTTCGACAATAGCGAATCATGCGCCAAACATTTTAAAATGCAAATGACGATTGGCGCTTTGATTACAGCAGGCTTTATCGTCGGCAGATTGCTCTACTAA